In one Fundulus heteroclitus isolate FHET01 chromosome 3, MU-UCD_Fhet_4.1, whole genome shotgun sequence genomic region, the following are encoded:
- the malsu1 gene encoding mitochondrial assembly of ribosomal large subunit protein 1 has translation MNNILCRSRRLLSSACRKSASLDQSAVSRCVSLLSKARCHRVTVALSSGQQHWRQGASLRCPFEPKRCYTDTGDSKLTERAEKLEEETNQVESNRSSINSQSQGFSEVFTLNVLVSLLRQENAVDLCVIKVPDHIQYAEHFIVVSGVSPRHLRAMALYAIKVYKFLRKDGEPHVKIEGKEAEDWMCVDFGNIVVHFMLPETREVYELEKLWTLRAYDEQLKKIPAETLPEDFIFDGELPK, from the exons ATGAACAATATTCTGTGTAGATCCAGGAGGCTGTTGTCTTCAGCGTGTCGGAAAAGTGCTTCATTAGACCAGTCGGCTGTTTCTAGATGCGTCAGTTTGTTATCCAAAGCTCGGTGCCACAGAGTTACTGTGGCTTTATCCTCAGGTCAACAACACTGGCGTCAGGGAGCGTCTCTCAGGTGTCCCTTTGAGCCAAAGAGATGTTACACAGACACAGGTGATAGTAAACTTACAGAAAGAGCGGAGAAATTAGAAGAGGAAACCAATCAGGTGGAGAGCAACAGGAGTAGCATAAACTCCCAGAGCCAAG gATTTTCCGAAGTGTTCACCCTCAACGTCCTGGTCTCTCTGCTGCGTCAGGAAAACGCCGTGGACCTGTGCGTGATTAAAGTGCCGGATCATATCCAATACGCAGAGCACTTCATCGTCGTCAGCGGTGTATCGCCGAGACATCTCCGTGCCATGGCGCTTTATGCTATCAAAGTG TACAAGTTTCTGAGGAAAGATGGAGAGCCACATGTCAAGATTGAAGGCAAGGAGGCAGAGGACTGGATGTGTGTGGACTTTG GTAACATCGTTGTTCACTTCATGTTGCCTGAGACCAGAGAAGTGTATGAACTGGAGAAACTGTGGACCCTGCGTGCCTACGACGAGCAGCTGAAGAAAATTCCTGCAGAGACGCTGCCAGAAGATTTCATATTTGATGGCGAGCTGCCAAAGTGA
- the smpd5 gene encoding sphingomyelin phosphodiesterase 5 — translation MVLRASPFPNGLVAGLHAVGWTLIVPCFWYLDRVIAVCKSTTKERAERQEQECYLHPLKVFFGSIFFFLFFLLTAPMAFLGFLLWAPLQACRRPFSYHRAGPPSAERETNRGFEQTGKASFTFASANLCLLTDGLARFNNLAHTQRRAHEIGQCIAKSVGRAQVVITVESPSSCGPLSPSDSFIPRVSSDPDGGHGREPAESSASSDDAADPLTEPSSSQPNYNENSNKQGRSDHEGPDVLLSKRPRQQDEEPWEVSSLFPANVDMLCLEEVFDKRAAKKLTGALQPLFGHILYDVGVYACQPPCRCSSFKFFNSGLFVASRFPVLEAQYRCFPNSRGEDALAAKGLLSTKVLIGQNKKKKKVVGYFNCTHLHAPEGEGKIRCDQLDMVTRWIGDFQTAHRQPDEEVVFDVLCGDFNFDNCSPDDALEQNHCLFEEYRDPCRAEPGKEKPWVIGTLLEQPSLYDDDVSSPEKLQRTLQSEELRKQYISPPVPKEGVPLVYPEAGQPWIGRRIDYVLYRETSISKLCRTELEEVTFITQLAGLTDHIPVGLRLKVTMDSDYDDE, via the exons ATGGTTCTGCGGGCGTCTCCGTTTCCCAACGGCCTTGTTGCCGGTCTCCACGCCGTCGGGTGGACGTTAATCGTGCCGTGCTTCTGGTACCTCGACCGCGTCATCGCTGTGTGCAAGTCCACCACGAAGGAGAGGGCCGAGCGACAGGAGCAAGAATGCTACCTTCACCCCCTCAAGGTCTTCTTCGGCTccatcttcttcttcctttttttcctcctcacaGCCCCCATGGCTTTCCTGGGATTCCTGCTCTGGGCGCCACTCCAGGCCTGCCGCCGGCCGTTTTCCTACCACCGAGCGGGACCGCCCTCGGCGGAGAGAGAGACGAACCGAGGCTTTGAGCAAACGGGGAAGGCGTCGTTCACCTTCGCCTCGGCCAACCTGTGCCTCCTAACGGACGGCCTGGCTCGCTTCAACAACCTGGCCCACACCCAGCGGAGGGCCCACGAGATCGGCCAGTGCATCGCGAAGAGCGTCGGCCGAGCCCAGGTGGTCATCACGGTGGAGTCCCCCAGCAGCTGCGGCCCCCTCAGCCCTTCTGACAGCTTCATCCCCAGAGTGAGCTCAGATCCAGACGGAGGTCATGGCCGTGAacccgccgaaagctccgcgtCCTCCGATGACGCCGCGGACCCCCTGACTGAACCGTCGTCCTCCCAACCCAATTACAACGAGAACTCCAACAAACAGGGGCGGTCAGATCACGAGGGCCCCGACGTCTTGCTCTCCAAGCGTCCCCGCCAGCAGGACGAGGAGCCCTGGGAGGTGTCGTCCTTGTTTCCGGCCAACGTCGACATGCTGTGTCTGGAGGAGGTGTTCGATAAGAGAGCCGCCAAAAAGCTCACCGGTGCACTTCAGCCGTTGTTCGGACACATCCTGTATGACGTCGGCGTGTACGCCTGCCAGCCGCCGTGCAGGTGCTCTTCTTTTAAGTTCTTCAACAGCGGACTCTTCGTGGCCAGCAGATTCCCGGTGCTGGAGGCTCAGTACCGCTGCTTTCCCAACAGCCGAGGGGAAGACGCCCTGGCTGCCAAGGGGCTGCTCTCTACTAAG GTGCTAATTGGGCagaacaagaaaaagaagaaggtgGTCGGCTATTTCAACTGCACACATCTTCATGCACCAGAGG GTGAGGGAAAGATTCGCTGTGACCAGCTGGACATGGTCACCAGGTGGATCGGGGATTTTCAGACCGCCCACAGACAGCCTGACGAGGAGGTGGTCTTCGACGTGCTCTGCGGGGATTTCAACTTCGACAACTGCTCACCCG ACGACGCTTTAGAACAGAACCACTGTTTGTTTGAGGAGTACAGAGATCCATGCAGAGCAGAACCTGGCAAAGAGAAGCCCTGGGTCATTG GGACTCTGCTGGAGCAGCCTTCTTTGTACGACGATGATGTGAGCTCCCCAGAAAAGCTACagag GACTCTGCAATCAGAGGAGCTGAGGAAGCAGTACATCTCTCCTCCTGTTCCTAAAGAGGGCGTCCCTCTGGTTTACCCCGAAGCGGGCCAGCCGTGGATTGGACGTCGGATCGATTACGTTCTCTACCGGGAAACCTCCATTTCAAAGCTGTGCAGAACA GAACTTGAAGAGGTGACCTTCATAACTCAGCTGGCTGGGCTTACCGATCACATTCCTGTTGGCTTGAGGCTGAAAGTCACGATGGACTCCGACTACGATGATGAATGA
- the LOC105926339 gene encoding speriolin-like protein, whose translation MSLEQTAAALQAKNDQLAQENYHLKTMLGLLQRNDLKARMPSGSSSSEDTLADLIAGNKPSGLWQNTVDEQHFRRDLKQTRPKLEHRTSSPINFKSFLQSSVLKDAEEAAELQTRQTDVAPCASGPTRLFGEIAYQLDRRILSYVFQAHQRLYGFTLLNIPEKIIEVSTHPLTGKVDGAYQLHLSKRYTELMELLGQLGYKAALHPAFCEFVVNTYGILKERPTRSSQEASYNDPDFLMSLIENAAPRRLHKDLLLLLSCLCYMAAKDNKPLLAW comes from the exons ATGAGCCTGGAGCAAACTGCGGCGGCCCTGCAGGCCAAAAACGATCAATTGGCGCAGGAAAATTATCATCTGAAGACGATGCTGGGTCTGCTTCAGAGAAACGATCTGAAAGCCAGGATGcccagcggcagcagcagcagcgaggaCACACTGGCTGATTTGATAG CCGGCAACAAGCCGTCCGGCCTGTGGCAAAACACGGTTGACGAGCAGCACTTCAGGAGAGATCTGAAGCAGACCAGGCCCAAACTGGAACACAGAACGTCGTCTCCTATCAACTTCAAGTCTTTCCTCCAAAGCTCGGTGCTCAAAGATGCCGAAGAGGCGGCGGAGCTTCAGACCCGCCAGACCGATGTTGCTCCCTGTGCCTCAG gtCCAACGAGGCTGTTTGGTGAGATTGCCTATCAGCTGGACAGGAGGATTCTGTCCTACGTGTTCCAGGCTCATCAGAGGCTCTACGGTTTCACACTCCTCAACATACCAGAGAAGATCATTGAG GTGAGCACACACCCTCTGACGGGGAAGGTGGATGGGGCCTATCAGCTCCACCTTTCCAAGAGGTACACAGAGCTCATGGAGCTGCTCGGCCAGCTCGGCTACAAAGCAGCTCTCCACCCCGCTTTCTGTGAGTTCGTTGTCAATACATATGGGATTCTGAAGGAGAGGCCGacgagaagcagccaagaggccagCTACAACGATCCAGATTTTCTGATGAGTCTGATAGAGAACGCCGCTCCGAGGAGACTGCACAAAgacctgctgctgttgctgtctTGTCTCTGCTACATGGCGGCAAAGGACAACAAGCCTCTCCTTGCGTGGTAG